The genome window AAGAACCTGGTGGCCTATGATGATCTCATGCGTGAACTGGACAGGAAAAGGGCGTCCGGTGGCGGGAACGGCGCGACGACACATGTCGTAAATTGACTTGTATAATTGACAATGCGAATATTTAAATGTAATGTTGTTTACTCATTGGTTTTATCGATAGCGCGAACGGCCATGACCCCGGGAGGGGCTTTGATATGCAGGTCTGACGGCGTTTTGCCACGCTTCGGCAAGAACCGCGTGGGTCCGGGTAATGAATCTCAAACAGAGAATGACACTCGCCATATCGGCGTTGATGGTTTTGTTCGCCGTGTTTATGGCGGTAGTCGCGGTCGGCTATTTCGAGCGCAAACTCAACGAGACCATTATCGATCAGCAAAGCTCGCTGGTCAGTTACATTGCCGGTGAAATCGACAACACCCTCGGCATTGCCCAGGGCCTTCTCGTTGCGAGCGCAACCTTTGTTCCCGTCGATGCCCTCGATTCCCCGGAGCGAACCCGGCGCTTCCTCCAGAGCAGGACGAGCCTCAACAAGTTGTTCGGCAACCGCCTGCTGGTCATCTCCGCCAACGGACGGCTGGTCGCCACGTCCCATACCGTTGCCGGTAGCAAACCTCCGCCCAATTTTACCGACACCCCTTTTTCCCGCGAAACCCTCAGAAAGCGAATTCCCCTCATCTCCGAGATAACGACCTGCTGCATCTCACCCCATTCTTCGGAAATCGTCATGACCGCGCCGATCTTTGGCGCGGGCAACGAGGTGCGGGGAGTTCTCGCCGGGACCATAGCCCTGCGCGAAACGAACCTGCTGTCGCGCTTCGGTTCCCTTCGCATCGGCAAAAGAGGCTATCTTCAACTGGCAACCGCGGGCCAAACCTTGATCCTGCACCCTGAACGGGAGTGCATTCTCCAACAGGTCGGACCCCTTCACGGTGATCTTGTGGCGGATGCTGTCACGGGATTTTCAGGCACCCGGCGAACGGTGAACAACAGGGGCGTTCCCATGTTCACCACGGCGCGCAAGCTGGCGTTGAAGGATTGGGTCGTGATGGCCAACTATCCCGAAAAGGAAGTGTTGGCGCCCATACGCGCCGCCCGGGTTGTCATGGGGATTACGACGGTAGCGGGGATCGGTGCGCTGATCGTTCTCATCTCCCTGTCGATTCGGTACCTCACCCGGCAACTCACCGCGTTCACCGGCCACATCCGCGGGCTTTCCGAAAAGGAGGGCGCTGACCGCCGGTTTCCCGTGCCCGATACCGGCGACGAGATCGCCGCCCTGTCAACTGCCTTCAACGAGATGGTAACGTCCCTTGATCAACGGACCGAGAGCCTGCGCGAGAGCGAAGAGCGTTTCCGCAGTACGTTCGAGCAGGCTGCGGTCGGTATTGCCCATGTGGATATGGATGGACGGTTCATCAGGCTGAACAGCCGCTTCAGTGACATCCTTGGCTATGCCGGGCACGAGTTGCTCGGCATGACCGTTACCGACATCACCTGTCCGGAAGATCTGGAGAGCTGCCGGGTTTGCCGGCAGCAACTTCTTGGAGGAAAGCGTTCGTGCGCCACTGAAAACCGCTATCTCCGCAAGGGGGGGACACGGGTCTGGATCAACCAGACGGCATCGGTGCTGCTTGATTCATCGGGCACGCCTAAGTATTTCATCATGGTCATCGAGGATATTTCGGCCCGGAAAGGGGCGGAGGAAGAAGTCCGCCGTCTCAACGCCGGTCTCGAAAAACGGGTTGCCGAGCGGACCGCTGAAATCGAATCGGTCAACGCCCGACTCATGGCGGAAATCGAGCAGCGGGCCCAGGCACAGGAGGAGATCGGCTGGCTGAACGAGGACCTCATGCGGCAGAAGGCGGCCCTGGAAGCCGCCAATCGCGAGCTTGAGGCGTTCAGCTACTCGGTATCCCATGACCTGCGGGCGCCTCTGCGGCACATTGCCGGATATGGCCTCGCCCTTCGGGAAGACTACGGCGGGCAGCTCGACACCCAGGCCCTTGAGTACCTCGAACGGATGAATGCCTCCGCTCGGCGGATGGAACACCTGATCGAGGCCATGCTCAACCTGTCGCGGCTGGGGCAGGGCGATGTCATGCGGGTGTCCATCGACATGAGCGCCATGGCCCGCGAGATCGTGGCCGAATTGCACGAGGCCGAGCCGGACCGGAATGCCGTGATTGCCATTGCCGATGGGATCGCCGCCAATGGGGATCCCCACCTGATGCGCATTGTTCTGGAAAATTTGCTTGGAAACGCATGGAAATATACGAACAGATCGTTGCTGGCCGAAATCGAGTTCGGTGTCCTGGCTGGCGGGCAACCGGTGTTTTTCGTGCGGGACAATGGGGCGGGATTCGACATGGCCTTTGCCGATCGGCTGTTCGGGCCGTTCCAGCGGTTGCACCGCGATGACGAATTCGTCGGAACCGGCATCGGCCTTGCCACGGTCCGGCGTATCATCAACCGGCACCGGGGGCGCATCTGGGCCGAAAGCGCACCAGGTGCAGGCGCCACGTTCTATTTCTCAATCTGATAGTTCTGGGGTGGAAAAGGGAAGATCCGCCCGGCGGAGGGTGAGGGGCGGCGGGAAGCTCAGAGGAGGAACAACTCGTCAACGGCTGCCCGGATTTCAACGATGGAGCCGTCAAGTTCGGCAACGATCAGCTTTTCGTCAAAATCCGACCTGCCCAGCGACCGGCGGATAATGCCCCATGACGGGTGATTTTCGAGAAGCGTGCGGATCGAGTCCACGGGTTTGTGCCCCTCAAACCCCAGGCGCCGCAGGGTGCAGTACTCGTCCGCAAAGGCGACCATGGCCACGATGGCGGCCTGTTTGTAAGGCACTGCCTCGATGTCGTGGTGATACAGAATTGTGTCGCAGATAAACTCATTCAGATTCCACCGCTTGGCTAGAGCGAATCCCACTTCGCAATGGGATGTTCCGAACAGCCTCTCCTCTGCCTGGCCGAAGGTGATCTTTTCATCGTCGACCAGCGTGACTACCTGGGAGAATTCCTTGCCCCTGAAAAAATTGATGAAAACCTCGCCCACATCGTGGAGCAACCCTGCCACATAGACGTTGACGGGATTGAGGAATCCGGTGCGTTCGGCAATGAGCTTGGCAATGCGGGCAACGCCCAGGGAATGAGCCAGAGGGTGGAGCGGTTGAGGGGGCCTTTGCCCGTTTTGAACAGATCCACGATGGCACAGGTGAAAATCGCTTCCCTGAGCAGATCGAGACCCAGGTAGATGACGGCATCTCTGATTGAACTTATCGGGCGGGCGGCACTGTACAACGGTGAATTGGCCAAGTGCACCACCCGGGCGGTCAACACCTGGTCCTGCAGAAGCAAATCCGCCACTTCGTCGATGGCGACGTCGGGGTCGTTAAGCTTGCCTGCTATTCGCAGAACAATGTCAGGGACGGTCGGTAGTTCATCGACCCCAGACATGAATTCCCGTGCCAAGGTGAGCCGGGTTTCCACGTCGCGTCCGGAAATTTCCATCAGTAGCCTCCAATAGGACTCATCATATCATATTATTGCCCCTATTTCCATTGGTTAACACCCATAGTGGCCGGTTTGGCGACTCGCCTGCCCGGCACATACGCGTATCGGTGCACATTCGACACGCCAATGCGCAGTAATTGCACCCTGTTAGCCGTTTCAATGGTGTCGAAATTATAATACATGAATTAAAACGAGCTGTTGGAGGTGGCGGTAGAACGGCACGCCTTTTGGTTTCGTCCTGGATATATCATCGACTGATTGGTTCTGGGGAGGAAAAAGCTTGAGTGAGGTGAACCGGATGGAAAACGGACACAACCATGTATCCTGATTCTAATTGCACTGGTCATGGCTTGCATGGCAACGGCCGTGGGAGTTTTCCACCTGGCCTCCCGTGCCGATGACGGGCTGCTGACCAGCCACGCGGAGCTTTTTTCCTTCTCGGTGCCCCCCACGGCATCTGTCCGGTACCTGGACTCCGGTGGGCGGAGAGGATGGGAAACCCTCTATACCATGGACCTGGTCTATGAGATGTTCGAGGGGACTGGCGTGGAGCACAGGACCCTTGATACCCTGTGCAGGCAATTGGACATGGACCCGCAGCATGCCCGACACACGTTGCGGCAGCGGGGCGTAACGATACGTCCGGCCGAAACCCTCGGCACTGCCGCCCGTCGCTACGGCGTCAATCCGATTGCTCTGCTTCAGGCGCTACTGGTGGGGGAAGAGGTGCGGAGCGGTCAACGGCGGATTGAGGAGGTGCCCCGGCTGCGCCTCATGCCATAGGGGTGGCAATTCATGCAGCTTGCCGTTGTACCAGCCAGTCCCGCGGAGATGGTTTCCATGACCGTCGCCGACGTCCTGGTATGGCATCGCAGGCAAGGAAATACCTCTGCGTTGATGACCGGATTACCACCATGCCAACCCTTTTCGGCATGGGTAGCCTCCAGTGGTCCCAGGTGGCAGCGGGCGCACGTGGAAGGGGTCGTTACGGTGTGCCTGACACCGTCATGCACGGTGGCGTTGTGGCAGGCAAGGCATTCCCGCGAAAGAGAGATCGTGTAGCCGCCAGCCGGCAGGTCATGGAGCTGGTGGCAGGCAAGGCATTCCATTCCTGACCGGGAGATGAGCCGATGGTGCCGGTCTAGATTGGAACCGGCATGACAGGCTCCACAGTCGCTGCTGGTCAGGGTCAGCGCCGAGGTTGCGGGCGGCAGCGAGCAGAGAACCGCCAGTGCCGCTGGTACCGTGGGGCGAAGGGCTCTGAAAAAAGAACGCATGGATATCTCCTCGCAGGGTGGTGTTCTGTCGGTTTTGTACAAACGTTAATAACGTATCATGATTAGAATTGACTTATCAAGCAGGATGTTCGCCCTGTTGAATCATGCGATGCCAGGGGGGGTGTCCGGCGGGTGAGATGTGGCCTACTCTCTGGGCTCCGGGCGGGGCAGGCGAGATCCCGAGTCCGTTCGACGACGAAGTCGGGGGGGATGAGGCTGGGGTGGCCGGTGAGGTGAACGGGCATAGCGTCCCGGTCATGGATGATGACAATCAAGCGGCAGGCGCCGGCCCTGCAGTCGGTCTCCAGCATCATCATTTCCGTGCCGACCGGAACAGGTGTCTCGGTCAGCTACGAATGGATTCACGCCAAGCTGAGGGCTGCGGTGCGGCGCGTCCGGATGGCTGCGCTCTGCTGATAAGAAGGAACCTCACAGCATCCTCAAAAAATCATGATACATGAAAGCCAAATTTTATGCTGTCGCGTAGTTAGCGTGCCTTTTCGTAAGTGCGGATAATTCCTAAGGCATTGCAAAAAAATGTGCGGGGTGAGGGCGCTGGCTCTGCGTCGTGCATTCAGGCGGTGCTACTGTTCGAACTGGCTGTCGGTGACCACAGGGACGAGACCGGATTGGAGGCTGCTCTCGACCCGTTGGGCCAGAAGAGATTCCACGAAGCGAATGCCAGGGTCATCATGCCGTAAATAGCCGTGACGCCGGCAAGCTCATCATAGCGGGCAAGCCCGGGCAGGCACTTGATACAGACTACCAACGCCACCGCACCGAGGGCGCACAGCCCGTGCCGCATCATCCAGCCTTTCTGTCCCGCGATAAGCGCCCTGAGCGCTTCGTCATTCCGGTCACGCAAAAACTCTTGGTAGCGCAGCCAGTCAAGCATGATACGTGGAATCATGACGGCTGAAACGATGGTGGTGAGAACAACCATCATGGTGTAGAGCATTTCCATGTCATCCTCCTTGTCTGCGCGGCGTTCGAATGTGTAGAGCAAAACGCTTGCCGGTGGAATGCCGATGCTCTGACCTGGATGACCTGATGTGACTATCTGTTTAACATGTTGCAATCGCTACTGTTTATTGTTTTGTGGTGCTGGTGAGGCTTGAGGAGGAGTGCCGTCATTTGGCAATCATGTGTAGCAGAGTGTGTGCTTTATCGTGATATTTAGATTTGTATTGTGTTGAAATAATGGCAGGATATGCGGGTCAATATTTCTTTGAAATAATGACGCGAAATGACAGCGAGGTGGGCAAAACGTGGTGTTATAGCGGGTAATGTGTCGTTGCCAGGCCGTTTGGGCATGGATTTAACGATATTATTTTTTGTTTATATTTTTGCATTAATATAGCTACGAGATATGGCGGGGCGCTGGGCAGGAGGGCGTGGTCGGGTGCGTCATGCCGAATCATCATCCTGGGGTATACTGAAGAACCAGAGCACCTCGTATCCGATAGGGAGGGATTCGGCAATGATCATAGGCGTGCCCCGGGAGATAAAAACCCATGAATACCGGGTCGGCATGACGCCGACGGGCGTGGCGGAGCTCTCGCGCGAAGGACACGGGATCCTCGTGGAGGCAGGCGCAGGCGAGGGGAGCGGTTTTGCCGACGATGACTTTCATCGCTCGGGTGCCCGGGTAGTGAGCCGGAGTGACCTCTTCGGGCGGGCCGAGCTCATTGTCAAGGTGAAGGAACCGCTGCCGGAGGAATACGGACTGCTGCAGCCCGGACAGACGCTCTTTACCTATCTCCACCTGGCCCCCAACGAGGCACTGACCCGTGTGTTGCTGGAACGCGGCATTACCGCCATCGGTTACGAGACGCTGGAGAAGGGGGGAGTGTTGCCGCTGCTTGCGCCAATGAGCGAGATTGCCGGCCGGATGGCCCCCCTGGTGGGAGCGTTTCATCTCCAACGAATCTACGGCGGTACAGGGACCTTGCCCGCAGGCGTTCCCGGCGTGGCTGCCGGCCGGGCGCTCATTCTCGGTGCAGGAGTGGTGGGCAGCGCAGCGTCGCGGGTCTGCCTCGGCCTCGGTATGGAAACAACGGTAATGAACAGGGGGATCGAGCGGCTGCAGCGTCTTGACGACGTTTTCAACGGAAGGCTTCGGACCCTGGTCCTCACGGCCGACGCCCTTGCGGATCATCTTCGGGATGCTGATCTGGTGGTTGGAGCGTTGCTGGTGCCTGGCGGCCGGACGCCGGTGCTCATTACCCGCCCCATGCTCGGGACCATGCGGAAAGGGGCGGTCATCGTGGATGTTGCCGTTGATCAGGGGGGATGCGTCGCCACGAGCCGGCCGACCACTCACGACAAGCCGGTGTACGAGGTGGATGGCATCATCCACTACACCGTGGCCAACATGCCGGGCGCCTACCCCCGCACATCCACCCTGGCGCTCACCAATGCGACCCTTCCGTATGTGCGGCTGCTGGCAAGCCTTGGTATCGAGGATGCTTTGAGGCGCGACCCCGCCCTGGCGAAAGCCTCAATACCTGGCGGGGCGGCATCGTTCACCGGGCCCTGGCCGAAACCCTCGGGCTGCCCCGCGTTCCCTTTGCCTGACAGCGGGCCTACCCGTGCAGGGGCCTGCCTCCTGCTGCCTTGAGGCGGTCGTGGGCCGAACGCAGGATGCTTTCAGTGGTCTTCCAGTCAATGCACTTGTCGGTGATGGACACGCCGTACCTGAGGGTCGAGAGATCCCTGGGGATCGACTGGTTCCCTTCTTCCAGAAAGCTCTCGATCATGACGCCGGAGATGGACCGGTTGCCGGCAGCGATCTGGTCCACGACGGCTGAGAGCACGTCGGGCTGTTTTTCGTGGCGTTTCTCCGAGTTGCCGTGGCTGCAGTCGATCATGATGGTGGGAAAGAGTCCTCCCTTTTCCAGCATCTCTTCAGTTTTTCTGATGTCTTCGGGGAAATAGTTCGGTTTTTTTCCTCCCCGCAGCACGATGTGGACATCGGGGTTGCCGGTGGTCTGAATGATGGAGGTGCGCCCCTCCCGGTTGACGCCGATAAAGCTGTGGGAATGGAGTGCCGCATTCATGGCGTCGATGGCGATCTGGAGATTGCCGTCGGTGCCGTTCTTGAATCCCACGGGGAACGAGAGGCCGCTGGCCATTTCGCGGTGGGTCTGGCTCTCGGTGGTGCGGGCCCCGATGGCTCCCCAGGAGATGCAATCCGCCAGGTAGTCGGGGGTGATGGGGTCGAGCATCTCGGTGGCCACCGGCAGGAGCATTTCCGTTATTTCGGACAGCAGCCGCCGGGCGATGCCGAGCCCCTTGGATATCTGGTGGGTGCTGTTCATGTCGGGGTCATTGATGAGCCCCTTCCAGCCCACGGTGGTGCGGGGTTTTTCGAAGTAGACCCGCATCACGATGAACAGTTGATCCGACAGTTCGGCCGCCAGCCGCGCCAGCCGCTCGGCATACTCCAGGGCCGATTTCGGGTCGTGGATGGAACAGGGGCCCACTACCACCATCAGGCGTGGGTCCTTGCCCTTGAGGATGTTCTTGATGTGGGCGCGGCTGGAGTTGACAAACTCTGCCGCCTCCTCCGACTGGGGAAATACCTGGCGCAACTCCCCGGGCGCAATGATGGGAGTGATGCTTTTGATCTTCAGGTTGCTCGTGCGGATCATGGGTTTCGTCTCCTTGAACTATATGAAAATACGATAGAAAGATCGAGTCAAGGTAGCAATAGCACGTTTTTCCGGTTTTTGCCAGAACTACGAGTTGACGGATACCACACCTCTTTGTCGTATTTTCACTCCCGCAGCCGTTGCTCCTGTCCGATGTCCTCAAGGGATGTCACCCGCACCCCCGCCCGCATCATGTCCTGCACTGCCCGGCCCGAATCGCCTGGGGCGAGGTCGACCCCCCGTGACGCATCGGCCAGCACGGTGACGATGAGGCCGTGCCGGACTCCTTCCAGGGCCGACTCCTTTACGCAATAATCGGTAGCAAGCCCTCCCAGGTACAGATGGCGGATGCCGCGGCCGGCAAGAAGGGCAGGGAGGGGCGTCCCGTCGGCAGCAGTTCCTTGGAACGCCGAATAGTCGTCACGCTCCGGATCCATTCCCTTCGATATGACGATCGCGTCCCCGGGAAGGGCCAGGTCGGGATGAAACTGCGCGCCGTGGCTCCCCTGCACGCAATGGACCGGCCACAGTCCGCCGTGTTCCTTGAAATGGGACGTGGTCCGGGGGTGCCAGTCCCGTGAGGCGAATATGGGGAGCCCGGCCGCCCGGAAGAGACTGATATAACGGTTGAGAACGGGCACTACGGCGTCCCCGCCGGGGACGGCCAGGCTTCCGCCGGGGCAGAAGTCATTCTGGACGTCGACGATGAGAAGGGCGGCGCTTTTTTCCATGGCATATGCTCCGTTACGGGGTGACGCTGTCGTGATACCCGTGCCGCACCTCCTCCATGAGGCGAAGTCGCAGGTCATTGAGTCCCTGGCTGATGGAAACCTTGTAGCGGTGGGGGTTGATGAACCGGAGGCATCCCTGGGGGAGGAGGGCGAGCTGATCCCGCGACCGGTCGGCCATACCGTCCAGTGAAGCGGTTCGTGCGGCGGTCCGCCTGCCGTTTTCCATGACAACGGACCGTACGTCTTCAAGGCGGGCCTTCATCGGGATGGCCACATGCTGCAGGGGGTTGGTCGGATCAAAGACCGTATGGCCGGGAAGCACCTCTTCGCCGTCCAGGCAGATTAGGTCCTGAATGAAGGTGCCGTCGGCGGCCACGGCCCGCAGGAGCCGCTTCCGGTCAGGCAGGGTCGCCTTGGCCAGGTCGCTCGTTACCTTGAGCCGCGGTCGATCGTCGATCCGCACCAGCTTGTAGACCCCTCCCAGGGCGCCCCCTCCTTCTCCGGCACAGGTGGCGAGCCGGGTTCCCACGCCGTAGATGTCGACGCACCCCCCCTCGGCCCGGATCGATTCTATGACAAACTCATCAAGCTCATTGGAGGCGACGACCCGGACGTTGGGAAACCCTGCCTCGTCGAACAGCCGCCGTGCCTGGCGCGAGAGGTAGGCCAGGTCGCCCGAGTCGATCCGCACCCCGGCCAATTCATGCCCCCGGGCCCGCAACTCCCGCGCAACAGTGACCGCGTTGGGCAGGCCGCTCCTGAGGGTGTCGTAGGTGTCCACCAGGAGGACGCAGGAGTCGGGGAAGACCTCAGCGTATTTCCTGAACGCCGTCAATTCGTCGGGAAAGGCCATGATCCAACTGTGGGCATGGGTGCCGCGTACCGGGATGCCGAACGTTTTGCCCGCCAGGACGTTACTGGTGCTGCGTACCCCTCCCACGTAGGCCGCCCTGGCTTCGCTCAAGCCGCCGTCGGGTCCCTGGGCGCGCCGGAGGCCGAATTCGAGGACTGTTCCGTCCGCTGCCGCGTGGACGATCCGGGCCGCCTTCGTGGCCACGAGGGTCTGGAAATTTATGATGTTGAGGAGCGCCGTCTCCACAAGTTGGGCCTGGGCCAGGGGCGCCTCCACCGTGACCAGCGGCTCGTTGGCAAAAACTGGAGTCCCTTCGGATGGGGCCGTTACCCTGCCCTTGAAACGGAATGAACGGAGAAAATCGATGAAAGCCGGCCGGAAGAGGCCGAGCCCCCGGAGGTACTCGAGCTCGTCTTCGTTGAACTCGAGGTGTTCGAGAAAGTCGAGGGCAGGATCGAGTCCGGCAAAGACCGCATATCCGCCCTGGAAGGGGTTGTGACGGAAAAACAGATCAAAGACTGCCGCGTCTCTGCCACACCTTCGTCCAGGTAGCCGGCGAGCATGGTCAATTGGTAGAGGTCGGTGAGAAGGGGGGAGTAGCGCATGGAAGAACCCTCCGTGCTCGATTTTCGTATTTTTCGTGAGTATAGCACACATCTTCCGTCAGTGGCCGGGGCGGCGGAGTAACCGTCGCGGAACCGAACCATCCCGGAAAACCCTGGACAAAGCACGGGGTTGCTGGTAGTTCTACGTGCTGGATGCCGAGCTGGACAGGCGGGACATTCCCTTTGGCAATGCTTTAGGGGCGTTTTCACCGGCCTGAATTGCCGCACCCGCAGTCCTGCAGACCTGTCGTGCCGTTGTCTCGCTCGTGCCGGCGTCCCTTTCTCGCGGACACCGGCCACCTTGATAAGTCCGTGTAACCAGGCGGTTCCCATGCGCTCTCCCCTTGCCATAGCCAGGGAAAGACTCTCGGCGAGGATTTTTCTCTCGTTCGGCTTCCTGTTCCTTGTCGTGGTTCTCTTCTTTTCCGGCGTTTACCTCTATGACCGTTGGCAACTGGCCCGCGAAGCATTCATGCGCGAGGGAACCTCCCTTGCGCGAGTGCTTGCCTTCAATGCCCGGGTCGGCATTGTTACCCACAATACAGGGTTCATCAAGGGCGCCTCGACGGGGTGACCTCTTACGAAGGGGTGGTGTCTGCCGGGGTTTATTCCCCAGAAGGAAAGCCGATCCTCGAAGAGCGCGGGGCTTTGGGCAGCGGGTCCCCGACGTTCCCGCTACCGCCCGATGTGAATGGCGCCTTGAAGATGTCTCCCGGCCCTATCCGGTTCGAGACAGCTAAGACCGTTGAATTCTGGGCGCCAATCATCCTGGAGGCGGGCAGTTTTTCCGAGGAGGAACTCTACTTCGGGGCGAGTTCCCAGGATATTCGCGAGCGCACCATCGGTTTTGGCCGGGTGATCTTTGACAAGGGCAGTGTTACCAATGCCTTCAGGTTTCTGGTGGCCAACAGTATCCTGATTGCGCTGGCGGCAATTGTTCTCTGGGGTATTCTCGCCTATGTCATCGGCCGGAAGATTACCCGCCTCCTCGACCGGCTCACGGACGGAGTGCGTGCGTTGCGTGACGGCGATTTCAGAAAGGTCGACGTCGTGTCCTCTGACGAGGTGGGGCGGCTGGCGCTCGCATTCAACGGAATGGTGGCCGCCCTGGAGCAGCGCGAAGCGGAACGCAGCAGGGCCCAGGAGGCGATCAGCGTTCTCAATAACGAACTGGAGCAGCGCGTCATCGGGCGAACTGCAGAGCTTGAGAAGGCCACCCGGGAGATGGAATCGTTTAACTATTCGGTTTCCCATGACCTGCGTGCCCCGCTGGTAAGGCTCAAGGGTTTTTGTCTGGCGCTGGAAGAGGATTTCAGCGACAAGCTGGACAGCGCCGGCCGGTTCTACCTTGAGAGGATCATGTCCACCTGCGACCAGATGGGGCGTGTCGTTGCCGCGATCATGAGCCTCACCCAGGTGAGCCGTGGCGAGCTCTGCCGTGAAAAGGTGAATCTGAGCCCCATGGTTGAGCGCATCATTGCCGAGTTGCGGGAGAGCGAGCCCCAGCGGCGCGTGACCGTGATCATCGAGCCCGGCGTCCAGGTGGACGCCGATCCCCGCCTGGTTTCGGTGGTGCTCGACAATCTCGTGGGCAATGCCTGGAAGTTCACGGGGGGCAAACCGGAGGGACTCATCGAATTCGGAGCGGTTGCATCAGTCGAAGGGGCGTTTTTCATCCTCGACAATGGTGCTGGGTTCGACATGGCCTATGCCGAACGGCTCTTCCGCCCATTCGAACGCCTTCATGGCCATGACGAGTTTCCCGGCACCGGTGTGGGGCTTGCGCTGGTTAAAAGAATTGTCGATCGCCACGGCGGTTATGTTAGAATCGACAGCGGCGAAGGAAAAGGAACCATGGTTGTCTGCTCGTTCCGGCCTTTGGGCATGGATTGAGCG of Geobacter anodireducens contains these proteins:
- a CDS encoding nicotinamidase; the protein is MEKSAALLIVDVQNDFCPGGSLAVPGGDAVVPVLNRYISLFRAAGLPIFASRDWHPRTTSHFKEHGGLWPVHCVQGSHGAQFHPDLALPGDAIVISKGMDPERDDYSAFQGTAADGTPLPALLAGRGIRHLYLGGLATDYCVKESALEGVRHGLIVTVLADASRGVDLAPGDSGRAVQDMMRAGVRVTSLEDIGQEQRLRE
- a CDS encoding phospho-2-dehydro-3-deoxyheptonate aldolase (catalyzes the formation of 3-deoxy-D-arabino-hept-2-ulosonate 7 phosphate from phosphoenolpyruvate and D-erythrose 4-phosphate, tyrosine sensitive) codes for the protein MIRTSNLKIKSITPIIAPGELRQVFPQSEEAAEFVNSSRAHIKNILKGKDPRLMVVVGPCSIHDPKSALEYAERLARLAAELSDQLFIVMRVYFEKPRTTVGWKGLINDPDMNSTHQISKGLGIARRLLSEITEMLLPVATEMLDPITPDYLADCISWGAIGARTTESQTHREMASGLSFPVGFKNGTDGNLQIAIDAMNAALHSHSFIGVNREGRTSIIQTTGNPDVHIVLRGGKKPNYFPEDIRKTEEMLEKGGLFPTIMIDCSHGNSEKRHEKQPDVLSAVVDQIAAGNRSISGVMIESFLEEGNQSIPRDLSTLRYGVSITDKCIDWKTTESILRSAHDRLKAAGGRPLHG
- a CDS encoding cytochrome C — translated: MRSFFRALRPTVPAALAVLCSLPPATSALTLTSSDCGACHAGSNLDRHHRLISRSGMECLACHQLHDLPAGGYTISLSRECLACHNATVHDGVRHTVTTPSTCARCHLGPLEATHAEKGWHGGNPVINAEVFPCLRCHTRTSATVMETISAGLAGTTASCMNCHPYGMRRSRGTSSIRR
- a CDS encoding histidine kinase; the encoded protein is MNLKQRMTLAISALMVLFAVFMAVVAVGYFERKLNETIIDQQSSLVSYIAGEIDNTLGIAQGLLVASATFVPVDALDSPERTRRFLQSRTSLNKLFGNRLLVISANGRLVATSHTVAGSKPPPNFTDTPFSRETLRKRIPLISEITTCCISPHSSEIVMTAPIFGAGNEVRGVLAGTIALRETNLLSRFGSLRIGKRGYLQLATAGQTLILHPERECILQQVGPLHGDLVADAVTGFSGTRRTVNNRGVPMFTTARKLALKDWVVMANYPEKEVLAPIRAARVVMGITTVAGIGALIVLISLSIRYLTRQLTAFTGHIRGLSEKEGADRRFPVPDTGDEIAALSTAFNEMVTSLDQRTESLRESEERFRSTFEQAAVGIAHVDMDGRFIRLNSRFSDILGYAGHELLGMTVTDITCPEDLESCRVCRQQLLGGKRSCATENRYLRKGGTRVWINQTASVLLDSSGTPKYFIMVIEDISARKGAEEEVRRLNAGLEKRVAERTAEIESVNARLMAEIEQRAQAQEEIGWLNEDLMRQKAALEAANRELEAFSYSVSHDLRAPLRHIAGYGLALREDYGGQLDTQALEYLERMNASARRMEHLIEAMLNLSRLGQGDVMRVSIDMSAMAREIVAELHEAEPDRNAVIAIADGIAANGDPHLMRIVLENLLGNAWKYTNRSLLAEIEFGVLAGGQPVFFVRDNGAGFDMAFADRLFGPFQRLHRDDEFVGTGIGLATVRRIINRHRGRIWAESAPGAGATFYFSI